The Winslowiella toletana region TTGCATAGGCTCAGCGAGCCAGACGCGGTGCAACAAATGGTGCAAAACAGCATGCGGAGCCTCGGTATTTTCCGTGCTGAATGGCTGGCGGATTATTACCGACTGAAACGTGTGCCGGTGAAGCCGCTGTTATCGCAGGCGCTGGAGCGTGGTGAAGTGGTGGCAGTTAAGGTGGAAAAGCTCGGCATCATGTACTTACATCGCGGCTTGCTGCCGCTGCTGGAGCAGCCGTTACTGGCAACCGCCAGCGCGTTGTTATCGCCATTTGATCCGGTGGTCTGGGATCGTCGTCGCGCACTGGAACTGTTTAACTTCGATTATCGTCTTGAGTGTTATACGCCGGAAGCCAGGCGTAAATTTGGCTATTTTGTGTTACCGATTTTACATCGCGGCGCGTTAAAAGGGCGGCTGGACGCCAAAATGCTGCGCAAACAGCAGATACTGCAAATTAAAGCCATATGGCTGGAAGCGGGAGTTAAGGTTAATGCGAGTCTGGTGCGCGATTTGACCCGAACCCTGAACGACTTTGCCCGCTGGCAAGGGGCAGAGCAGGTGATCGTTGACCATGCACCTGCCGAACTCAGCAACTGCTGGGGACACGGCTGGCGATGTCTATAGCGACTTTACGCTGGAACCCGAAGACGGACAATAACTGCTGTCCAGTCGGCTGTGATATGCTTGGATTCCTGATGAAATTGGGTCCATTACGGAGGAACCATGGATCACCGTCTACTCGAAATTGTGGCTTGCCCAGTCTGTAACGGCAAACTCTACTATAACAAAGAACAGCAAGAGCTAATCTGTAAGCCGGATGGTCTGGCCTTCCCGGTACGCGACGGCATTCCGGTGCTGCTGGAAGTCGAAGCGCGCACCATGACGCTGGAAGAGACTAATCCATGAGTTTTGTGGCCATTATACCGGCACGTTTTGCATCGACACGTTTACCGGGTAAACCGTTGGTGGATATTCACGGTAAACCGATGGTAATCCATGTGATGGAGCGGGCGCTGGAATCGGGTGCCGATCGCGTTATCGTTGCCACCGATCATCCCGATGTCGCTGCGGCGGTGCAAGCTGCCGGCGGCGAAGTCTGTATGACGCGTGCCGACCATCAGTCCGGAACCGAACGCCTGGCGGAAGTCATCGATCATTATCAGTTTGCTGATGATACGGTGATCGTTAACGTGCAGGGGGATGAACCGTTAATTCCACCGGTGATTATTCGCCAGGTTGCGGATAACCTGACGCGCTCATCCGCCGGTATGGCGACGCTGGCGGTGCCGATTGACAGCGCCGAAGAAGCGTTTAATCCCAATGCGGTGAAGGTAGTCAGGGATGCGCAGGGCCACGCACTGTATTTCTCTCGTGCGCCGATTCCCTGGGATCGCGAGCAGTTTGCCAAATCGCGTGACACCATCGGTGATACTTTCCTGCGCCATATCGGCCTTTACGCCTATCGCGCCGGTTTTATCCGCCGTTACGTTACCTGGCAGCCGAGCCAGCTGGAGCAAATTGAGCTGTTAGAGCAGCTCAGGGTGCTGTGGTATGGCGAGAAGATCCACGTTGATGTGGCGCAAGCCATTCCCAGCGTTGGCGTTGATACAGCCGAAGATTTACAGCGGGTCCGCGAGGCGATGCAGTAACCTCTTTAGTGGGGCGGCGTTCTCCCGCCGCCCTGGTCAAAACCCTACCTCTTGCCTGCCGGCAGATCGAAGCCGAAAAGTTATCCTGCTACTCCGCAGGTTGAATCTTATCGGCTTTCAGCCACTGCCACACCAGCCCCAACGACTCATACCAGGCGCGATCGCTGTGGCTCAGGTATAGCGGGGAAGGCAGCACTTTTTCCCACCAGTTTAAGGGAGAATCAATTGCCATCTGATTCGCCGGAGCGGCAATCGGCTTCAGCCCTTGCGCATGAAAAAAGTTCATCGCCCGGCGCATATGGTTGGCCGAAGTCACCAGCAGAAACGGCTGGTCGCCAATGGCCCGCTTCACTTCCCGTGCTTCCTCTTCGGTATCGACTGGCTTATTCAGCGTAATGATCGCCTCATCCGGCACGCCTAAGGTCTTTGCCACTCGCGCCCCAGCTTCGGCAGTACTGACAGGATTACCCTGTGCGGCGTAACCGGTAAAAATCATTTTCGATCCCGGATTGTCGCGCCACTGGCGCACTCCTTCAACCAGCCGTGGCAAACTGTTGTTGATCAGATTGGAGCCGGGTGCCCAGTGCGGATTCCAGGTGTAGCCTCCGCCTAACACCACCACATAAGCCACTTTCTGGCCGCCATTCCACGTCGGATAGCGATCTTCAAGCGGTTTCAGCAGGCGATCGGCTACCGGTTGCAGGCTGATTAACAGCAGGATTAACCAGCCAGAAGAGAGTATAATTTTGCCGGTTTTCTGCCAGCGGCCGAACCAGAGCAGAAAAATGCCGATTGCCATCACGGCAAGCAGCAAAGGCAGGGGCAGCAGCAGGCCACCGACGACTTTTTTAGCGGTAAAAAGCATTAAAACGGACTCCTTTTGTCCGAAAAAACATCATCCAGGAGCGAAGCGATGAGTGAAAGGTTCATTCTCTGCCAGTGTATGCCAAAATAGTCGTTTCTATTACGGCAGAATCCGTGGAGCCGAGCTATGCAGGATCGCAACTTTGATGATATCGCTGAGAAATTCTCACAAAACATTTACGGTACCACCAAAGGGCGTATCCGTCAGGCCATCTTGTGGCAGGAGCTTGAGGCGTTATTAACCACGCTGCCAGCGCGCCCGCTTTCGGTTCTGGATGCCGGCGGTGGCGAAGGGCAAACCGGTTGTGGCCTTGCAGCACGCGGACATCAGGTGCTGCTGTGCGATCTCTCCGGCGAAATGTTACAGCGTGCACGAGCTCATGCCGAAGAAAAAGGTGTGAGCGATAACATGCAATTTAAACAAATTAGCGCCCAGCAGGTTGGCCAACATTTGGATAAGCCGGTTGATCTGGTATTGTTTCACGCTGTGCTGGAGTGGGTGGCAGAGCCACAAGAGGTTCTGTCGGCACTGTATGATACGCTGGCACCGGGTGGCGTACTGTCACTGATGTTTTACAATCTGCATGGCCTCACCATGCGCACGCTGACGCTCGGCAACTTTGGCTATCTGCAGGCCGATTTGCGCAAGCGCAAAAGGAAAACGTTATCACCTGATTATCCGCGCGATCCCGAGAGGGTTTATGACTGGCTACAGCAGCTCGGTTTTGTGATTGAGCAGCGGGCGGGAATCCGCGTTTTCCACGACTATATGCGCGATAAAGAGAAGCAGGTTGAAAGATTCGAGGAAGTGCTGGCAATGGAGCAACGTTATTGTCGGCAAGAACCATTTTTAAGTTTGGGGCGTTATATCCACGTCACAGCGCGGAAACCCATTCAGAAGGACGAACTATGAGTGAATTTTCCCAGACTGTACCGGAACTGGTTGCCTGGGCGCGAAAAAATGATTTTTCCGTCTCATTACCGACCGAACGTCTGGCATTTTTGCTGGCCATTGCCACCCTAAACGGCGAGCGCATGGATGGCGAAATGAGTGAAGGCGAACTGATCGACGCTTTTCGCCATGTCAGCAAGGCCTTCGAACAAACCAATGAAACCGTGCTGGTGCGCGCCAATAACGCCATCAATGATATGGTGCGTCAGCGCCTGCTCAATCGTTTTACCAGCGAAATTTCCGAAGGCAATGCAATCTACCGCCTGACGCCGCTGGCGATCGGCATTACCGACTACTATATACGCCAGCGCGAATTCTCCACCTTACGCCTGTCGATGCAGCTGTCAATTGTCGCGCAGGAGCTGAAGCGCGCGGCAGATGCAGCGGATGAAGATGGCGACGAATTCCACTGGCATCGTAACGTTTTCGCTCCGCTAAAATATTCCGTAGCGGAAATTTTCGACAGTATCGATATGACGCAGCGCATCATGGATGAACAGCAGCAGGCGGTGAAAGACGATATCGCACAGCTGCTTAACCAGGACTGGCGTGCGGCGATCTCCAGCTGTGAACTGCTGCTGTCAGAAACCTCCGGCACGTTGCGTGAATTGCAGGATACGCTGGAAGCGGCGGGCGATAAGCTCCAGGCTAACCTGCTGCGTATTCAGGATGCCACCATGAGCAGCCCGGATCTCGGCTTTGTTGATAAGCTGGTATTTGACCTGCAAAACAAACTCGATCGTATTATCAGCTGGGGCCAGCAGGCGATTGACCTGTGGATTGGCTATGACCGCCATGTGCATAAATTTATTCGTACCGCCATCGATATGGATAAAAACCGGGTGTTTGCCCAGCGTTTGCGCCAGTCGGTGCAGAACTATTTTGACGCGCCATGGGCGCTGACCCACGCCAATGCCGATCGTCTGTATGATATGCGTGACGAAGAGTTGACGCTGCGCAGCGAAGAAGTGACCGGCGAGCTGCCTTCTGAGCTGGAATATGAAGAATTTAATGAAATTCGTGAGCAGCTTGCAGCGATGATTGAAGAAGCGCTGCAGATTTACAAAACGCAGCAAAAACCGCTCAACTTAGGTACGGTAATGCGCGATTATCTGGCGCAATATCCACGGGCTCGTCATTTCGACGTGGCGCGTATTGTTGTCGATCAGGCCGTGCGTTTAGGCGTGGCCGAAGCAGATTTCTCAGGTTTGTCAGCAGAATGGCAGGCTATTAATGATTACGGAGCCAAGGTGCAGGCACATGTCATCAACAAATATTGAACAAGTGATGCCGGTTAAGCTGGCCCAGGCCCTGGCTAACCCGATTTTCCCGGCGCTGGATAGCCAGTTACGTGCAGGGCGCCATATCGGCATTGAAGAGCTGGATAATCACGCTTTCCTGATGGATTATCAGGAGTTTCTGGAAGAGTTTTATGCGCGCTATAACGTCGAGTTAATCCGTGCGCCAGAAGGTTTCTTCTATTTGCGTCCGCGTTCCACCACCTTAATCCCACGTTCGGTACTGTCCGAGCTGGATATGATGGTCGGGAAGATTCTCTGCTATCTCTATCTCAGCCCGGAACGCCTGGCGAACGAAGGTATTTTTACTCAGCAGGAGCTGTATGACGAGCTGCTGAGCCTTGCCGACGAAAATAAATTGCTGAAGCTGGTCAACCAGCGCTCCACCGGTTCCGATCTCGATCGGCAGAAACTACAGGAAAAAACCCGTGCCTCATTAAATCGCCTGCGCCGTCTTGGCATGGTGTGGTTTATGGGTAACGACAGCACTAAGTTTCGTATCAACGAATCCGTATTCCGCTTTGGCGCCGATGTGCGCAGCGGTGACGATCCGCGCGAGGCGCAGCTGCGAATGATTCGTGACGGTGAAGCGATGCCGATCGAAACCGGTACGGCGCAAACTGATGAAGCCGATGAAAACGAAAACGAGACAGACGGCACTACGTCAGACAATGCGGAGGATGAACAGGCATGATTGAACGCGGAAAATTTCGCTCGCTGACGCTGATTAACTGGAACGGCTTCTTTGCACGAACCTTCGATCTCGACGAGCTGGTCACGACGCTGTCGGGCGGCAACGGTGCGGGCAAATCAACCACCATGGCGGCATTTATTACGGCTCTGATCCCCGATCTGACCCTGCTGCACTTCCGTAACACCACCGAAGCTGGCGCAACCTCAGGCTCGCGCGATAAAGGTCTGCACGGCAAGCTGCGCGCGGGCGTCTGTTATTCGACGCTGGACGTGGTCAACTCGCGCCATCAGCGCGTGATCGTCGGCGTGCGTCTGCAACAGGTTGCCGGTCGCGATAAAAAGGTCGATATCAAGCCATTCAGTATTCATGGCCTGCCATCGTCGATGAACCCGACGGAAATTCTGACCGAAACGCTGAACGAGCGTCAGGCGCGTGTACTGCCGCTGAACGAACTCAAAGATCGCCTTGAAGCGATTGAAGGCGTCCAGTTTAAGCAGTTTAACTCGATCATTGATTATCACTCGCTGATGTTCGATCTGGGCATCGTGGCGCGTCGTTTACGCTCGGCGGGCGATCGCAGTAAATATTATCGTCTGATTGAGGCCTCACTGTACGGCGGTATCTCCAGCGCGATTACTCGTTCACTGCGCGACTATCTGTTGCCGGAAAACAGCGGCGTGCGTAAAGCCTTCCAGGATATGGAAGCAGCGCTGCGTGAAAACCGCATGACGCTGGAAGCGATTCGCGTCACGCAGTCCGATCGCGATCTGTTTAAGCACTTGATCTCTGAAGCCACTAACTACGTGGCGGCAGACTATATGCGCCATGCTAACGAACGCCGTATCCATCTTGATGGCGCATTGCTGCTGCGTAACGATCTGTTCAGCAGCCGTAAACAGCTGGGCACCGAGCAGTATCGCCATATCGAAATGGCGCGCGAGCTGGCTGAGCATAACGGTGCAGAAAGCGATCTGGAAACGGATTATCAGGGTGCCAGCGATCACCTTAATCTGGTGCAAACCGCGATGCGTCAGCAGGAAAAAATCGAGCGCTATGAAGCCGATCTCGATGAGCTGACTTATCGTCTGGAAGAGCAAAATGAGGTGGTTGCGGAAGCGCGTGAGGTGCAGGAAGAGAATGAAGCCCGTGCTGAAGCCGCTGAACTGGAAGTTGATGAGCTGAAAAGTCAGCTGGCCGATTATCAGCAGGCGCTTGATGTGCAGCAAACCCGTGCCATCCAGTATCAGCAGGCATTGCAGGCGTTGCAACGTGCACAGGAAATCTGTCGCCTGCCTGAGCTTTCGGTCGACAATGCTGAAGAGTGGCTGGAAACCTTCCAGGCGAAAGAGCAGGAAGCGACTGACAAGCTGTTAATGCTGGAACAGAAAATGAGCGTGGCGGCTGCCGCGCACAGCCAGTTTGAGCAGGCTTTCGAGCTGGTCAATAAAATTTCCGGACCGGTAAGCCGCAGCGAAGCCTGGCAAACGGGCCGTGAATTGCTGCGTGATGCGGCAAACCAGCGCCATCATGCAGAGCAACTGCAATCACTGCGCCTGCGTCTGAGCGAGATGGAGCAGCGCCTGCGTGAACAGCAGGATGCCGAACGCTTGCTGAATGAGTTCTGCAAGCGTCAGGGGCAGCAGTACGATGCCCACGAGCTGGAGTCACTGCAGCGCGAGCTGGAAGCGCAGATCGAGCAGCTGTCGCAGAGCGTTTCCGACGCCGGTGAAAGCCGCATGTTAATGCGTCAGGAGCTGGATCAACTGCGTGAACGCATCAACAATCTGACCGCCCGTGCACCGCACTGGCTGGCAGCGCAGGAGATTCTGACCCAGCTCAGCGAGCAGACCGGTCAGACGCTGGAAAACAGCCAGCAGGTCACCGAGTTTATGCAACAGCTGCTGGAGCGTGAACGCGAAACCACCGTGGAGCGCGATGAAGTTGCCGCGCGTAAACGGGATATCGAGAAACAGATCGAAAGGCTGAGCCAGCCTGGCGGTGCAGAAGATGCGCGCCTGAATAATCTTGCTGAGCGTTTCGGTGGGGTACTGCTGTCGGAAATTTATGACGACGTCACGCTCGATGATGCGCCTTACTTCTCGGCGCTGTATGGTCCGTCGCGTCATGCTATCGTGGTGCCGGATCTGTCGCTGGTGCGTGAGCAACTGGATGGACTGGAAGAGTGCCCGGAAGATCTCTACCTGATCGAAGGGGATCCGCAGTCATTTGATGACAGCGTATTCAGCGTTGAAGAGCTGGAAAAAGCCGTTGTGGTGAAGGTTGCCGAGCGCCAGTGGCGTTACTCGCGCTTCCCGAAAGTCCCTCTGTTTGGCCGTGCAGCGCGTGAAAATCAGCTGGAACTGCTGCATGCCGAGCGTGAGCAGCTGGCGGAAAAGTACGCCACGCTTTCATTTGACGTGCAGAAAACTCAGCGTCTGCATCAGTCGTTCAGCCGCTTTATCGGCAGTCACCTCGCGGTGGCTTTTGAGGCCGATCCGGAAGCGCAGATTCGCCAGATGAACGGTCGCCGCATGGAAATAGAGCGCGCGCTGAACAGCCATGAAAATGAGAACCAGCAGCAGCGTCAGCAATATGAACTGGCGAAAGAGGGGGTGGCACAGCTTAACCGCCTGCTGCCACGCGTGACTCTGCTGACGGATGAAACACTGCAGGACCGCTGTGAAGAGATTCGTGAGCGTCTGGATGAAGCGCATGAAGCCTCGCGCTTTATCCAGCAGCATGGCAACAGCCTGACGCGGCTGGAGCCGATTGTCTCGGTGTTGCAGAGCGATCCGGAACAGCACGAACAGCTGAAAGCTGATTATCAACAGGCGCAGCAAATTCAGCGCGATGCGCGCCAGCAGGCCTTTGCTCTGACCGAAGTGACGCAGCGTCGCGCCCACTTTGGCTATGTTGATTCTGCCGGCATGCTGACCGGCAACAGCGATCTAAATGAGAAACTGCGCCAGCGTCTGGAGCATGCGGAGTCTGAACGTGCGCGTGCGCGCGATCAGCTGCGCCAGCATCAGGCGCAGCTGACTCAGTATTCACAGCTGTTAGCCTCGCTGAAAAGCTCTTTCGATGCCAAGCGTGACATGCTGAAAGAGCTGCATCAGGAGATGCAGGATATCGGCGTACAGGCTGATGCCAGTGCCGAAGAACGTGCGCGTATTCGCCGTGATGAGCTGTACAGCGCGTTAAGTAATAACCGTGCCCGCCGTAATCAGCTGGAGAAACAGCTGACCTTTTGCGAAGCGGAAATGGATGCGTTGCAGAAGAAGCTGCGCCGTCTGGAGCGCGACTATCATCAGAATCGTGAGCAGGTGGTGTCGGCGAAAGCCGGATGGTGTGCGGTGATGCGCATGGTAAAAGACAACGGCGTCGAGCGCCGCCTGCATCGCCGCGAACTGGCGTATCTGGGTGGCGACGAGCTGCGTTCAATGTCGGATAAGGCGTTGGGTGCGCTGCGTCTGGCGGTGGCCGATAACGAGCATCTGCGTGACGTGCTGCGCCTGTCGGAAGATCCAAAGCGACCGGAACGTAAAATCCAGTTCTTTATCGCGGTTTACCAGCATCTGCGCGAGCGTATCCGTCAGGATATTATTCGTACTGACGATCCGGTGGAAGCGATCGAGCAGATGGAAATCGAACTGAACCGCCTGACGGAAGAGTTGACCGCGCGTGAGCAAATGCTGGCGATCAGTTCGCGTAGCGTGTCGAATATTATTCGCAAGACCATTCAGCGTGAGCAGAATCGTATTCGTCAGCTGAACCAGGGTTTGCAGGCCGTCAGTTTTGGTCAGGTTCGCAGCGTGCGCCTTAATGTTAACGTGCGCGAGGCGCATTCCACGCTGCTGAATGTGTTGTCAGAGCAGCACGAGCAGCATCAGGATCTGTTTAACAGCAATCGCCTGACCTTCTCTGAAGCGCTGGCGAAACTTTACCAGCGCCTGAATCCGCACATTGATATGGGGCAACGGACGCCGCAGACCATCGGTGAAGAGCTGCTCGACTACCGTAACTATCTGGAGATGGAAGTCGAAGTTAACCGTGGCTCAGACGGCTGGCTGCGTGCAGAAAGTGGCGCGTTGTCAACGGGTGAAGCGATCGGTACCGGCATGTCGATTCTGGTGATGGTGGTGCAGAGCTGGGAAGAGGAGTCGCGTCGTCTGCGCGGCAAAGATATTTCTCCTTGCCGCTTGCTGTTCCTTGATGAGGCAGCGCGTCTGGATGCTAAATCGATCGCCACGCTGTTTGAATTATGTGATCGCCTCGAGATGCAGCTGATTATTGCCGCGCCGGAGAACATCAGCCCGGAAAAAGGCACTACCTATAAGCTGGTGCGTAAAGTGTTCCAGAACACTGAACACGTGCATGTGGTCGGCCTGCGTGGCTTCTCGGCTGAGCCGTCTCCAACCAGTCATTCGCTGACGAACGGTGAGGCTGCTCAAGCCGATACTGAAAAATCTCGGGCGCAAATATAGTAAAAAATTTGCTGTCGGATTAATCTGGTAATGGCATTTGCCCTCGGACGGGCAAATGCCGTTTTAGTTTCTATACTTATAACAACAATTAATAGCCTGGCGGGTAAACATTTTGCCTGTTGCAGCTCAACAGAATTCACAGGGGGCAAAGGATGTTGCTGGCAAATAGAGTTAATTTAAAAAAAGCGACCTTAGGGTGTTGTATCGTGCTTTGCCTTGCCCAGGTGTACAGTGCTGCAGCCGCGATAAACTCCCCACTGCCGGCCTCTTCGGCCAGCAGTATCATGACCGCCGCGCAGAGCCAGTCGCAGATCCTCGCGGCGCTTCCTCATTCCACTAAACCTTTCTATCTCGGATCGCTGGCATCGCTGTATGCGGCGCGTGATATGCAGCCGCTGTGGCAAGATCGCGAGGCGGTACAGCAGTTTCAACAGCAGCTGGCTGAAGTGGCGATTTCGGGCGTTCAGCCACAGTTCACACAGTGGATTCAACAGCTAACCGATCCTGAAGTTACCGGGCTGGCCCGGGATATCGTGTTGTCTGACGCAATGCTGGGCTATTTGCAGTTTGTCTCCAGCGTGCCGGTTCAGGGCGAGACATGGTTATACAGTAATGTGCCGTATAAAATGACGCTGCCGCCGGTTTCAGTCATCAATCAGTGGCAAACAGCCGCTAATGCGGGCGCACTGAAAACTTTTGTGGTGTCGCTGGCTCCTCAGCATCCGCAATATACGCGCATGCATCAGGCGCTAAAAACCCTGCTGGCGGATAATCGTCCGTGGCCGCAACTGAGCGATAAACAGACCCTGCGGCCGGGGCAAATCAGTCAGGATGTTCCGGCACTACGCGAGATTTTACAGCGCACCGGGATGCTGAGCGATGTCGCTGTCGCACCTCAGCCGGCTGATCAGGCTGCAGTTGCCGTGAGTCCATCGGCAACCAGCGTCGCCGATTTGCCAGTGAATACCCCGGAACAGAGCAGCAATATTCTGCCGCAGGCCATCAGCAGCACCTCGGCCAATATTTATACCCCGGAGCTGGTGGAAGGGCTGAAGCGCTTCCAGCAGTGGCAGGGATTAGCGTCTGACGGCGCGATTGGTCCACGCACGCGTGACTGGTTAAACGTCTCGCCGCAGCTGCGTGCTTCGTTGCTGGCACTGAATATTCAACGCCTGCGACTGCTGCCGGATGATATGCATAACGGCATCATGGTGAATATTCCAAACTACTCATTGGTTTACTATTCTGAAGGGAATGAAATTCTTTCATCCCGGGTGATTGTGGGTCGTCCGGATCGTAAAACGCCGTTGATGCGCAGCGCCCTGAATAATGTGGTGTTAAATCCGCCATGGAATGTGCCAACCTCGCTGGTGCGCCAGGATATTATTCCGAAGGTAAAACGCGACCCATCCTACCTTTATAAGCACGGTTACACGCTGTTATCCGGCTGGAGCAATGATGCAGAGGTTATCGATCCCTCCATGATTGACTGGAGTATGGTATCCGCCGCTTCGTTCCCTTACCGCTTACGACAGGCTCCAGGCAGCAGTAACTCGCTGGGTCGCTATAAATTCAATATGCCAAGCTCAGATGCCATCTATCTGCACGATACGCCTAACCATGGCTTGTTTCAGAAAGATATCCGTGCGCTGAGTTCGGGCTGCGTACGGGTGAACAAGGCATCTGATTTAGCCAATTTGCTGTTGCAGGACGCCGGCTGGAACGACAGCCGTATCTCCAGCACCCTGAAAGAGGGCAATACGCGCTTTGTTTCTATTCGCCACCGTATCCCGGTTAACCTCTATTATCTGACTGCCTGGGTGGCCGATGACGGTCAGCCGCAGTTTCGTACAGATATTTACAATTATGATGCCACTGCACGCTCAGGCTCACAGGCGCTGGCGCGTGCCGGACAGCTATTACTCTAATAGTTGAAAATTCAGTAACAAACAGAGCCGGGCAACGTCCCGGCTTTTTAATCCCTGCGCGTTGAGGATCCGACACTGACCGCAGTTTACTGGCTGGTGGGTTGACGGATGGCTACACGGCGGTTATGGTTCGGCTTTGTGTGGTTTTTGCCCGTTTTCGGTCTTTACTTTCAGGTATCAGCATTTCATGGATAAATTCGATTCTCAACGCCGTCGGTTACTGGCAATAGGTGGAGCAGCCTGTGGATTGGCGCTATTGCCCGGTCAGGCATTTGCTACGCTTTCTACCCCTCGTCCTCGCGTTCTTACCCTCAGTAATCTTCATACCGGTGAAACCCTTAAAACTGAGTTTTTTAACGGCAAAAGCTATGACAAAGATGAGCTATCGCGTCTGAATCACTTTTTCCGTGATTATCGGGCGAACAAGGTCAAAAGCATCGATCCCAAACTTTTCGATCAGCTTTTTCGTCTGCAGGCGATGCTGGAAACCCGTAAACCGGTGCAGCTGATTTCCGGTTATCGTTCGCTGGCGACCAATAATGACCTGCGTTCGCACAGCAAAGGGGTGGCGAAACACAGTTACCACACGCTGGGTCAGGCGATGGATTTCCATATTGAAGGCGTTTCTCTCAGCAATGTACGCAAAGCAGCATTAAAAATGCGCGCAGGTGGTGTAGGATATTACCCCCGCAGTGACTTTGTTCACATTGATACCGGGCCGGTAAGAACCTGGTAATTAAGAGAAATTCCGGCAACCCTGTGTTAGCCGGTAACGGAGCGTTATGGACTATCACATTATTCCCGTCACGGCATTTGCCCAGAACTGTTC contains the following coding sequences:
- the cmoM gene encoding tRNA uridine 5-oxyacetic acid(34) methyltransferase CmoM codes for the protein MQDRNFDDIAEKFSQNIYGTTKGRIRQAILWQELEALLTTLPARPLSVLDAGGGEGQTGCGLAARGHQVLLCDLSGEMLQRARAHAEEKGVSDNMQFKQISAQQVGQHLDKPVDLVLFHAVLEWVAEPQEVLSALYDTLAPGGVLSLMFYNLHGLTMRTLTLGNFGYLQADLRKRKRKTLSPDYPRDPERVYDWLQQLGFVIEQRAGIRVFHDYMRDKEKQVERFEEVLAMEQRYCRQEPFLSLGRYIHVTARKPIQKDEL
- the mukE gene encoding chromosome partition protein MukE, with the protein product MSSTNIEQVMPVKLAQALANPIFPALDSQLRAGRHIGIEELDNHAFLMDYQEFLEEFYARYNVELIRAPEGFFYLRPRSTTLIPRSVLSELDMMVGKILCYLYLSPERLANEGIFTQQELYDELLSLADENKLLKLVNQRSTGSDLDRQKLQEKTRASLNRLRRLGMVWFMGNDSTKFRINESVFRFGADVRSGDDPREAQLRMIRDGEAMPIETGTAQTDEADENENETDGTTSDNAEDEQA
- the mukF gene encoding chromosome partition protein MukF, with product MSEFSQTVPELVAWARKNDFSVSLPTERLAFLLAIATLNGERMDGEMSEGELIDAFRHVSKAFEQTNETVLVRANNAINDMVRQRLLNRFTSEISEGNAIYRLTPLAIGITDYYIRQREFSTLRLSMQLSIVAQELKRAADAADEDGDEFHWHRNVFAPLKYSVAEIFDSIDMTQRIMDEQQQAVKDDIAQLLNQDWRAAISSCELLLSETSGTLRELQDTLEAAGDKLQANLLRIQDATMSSPDLGFVDKLVFDLQNKLDRIISWGQQAIDLWIGYDRHVHKFIRTAIDMDKNRVFAQRLRQSVQNYFDAPWALTHANADRLYDMRDEELTLRSEEVTGELPSELEYEEFNEIREQLAAMIEEALQIYKTQQKPLNLGTVMRDYLAQYPRARHFDVARIVVDQAVRLGVAEADFSGLSAEWQAINDYGAKVQAHVINKY
- the kdsB gene encoding 3-deoxy-manno-octulosonate cytidylyltransferase, whose protein sequence is MSFVAIIPARFASTRLPGKPLVDIHGKPMVIHVMERALESGADRVIVATDHPDVAAAVQAAGGEVCMTRADHQSGTERLAEVIDHYQFADDTVIVNVQGDEPLIPPVIIRQVADNLTRSSAGMATLAVPIDSAEEAFNPNAVKVVRDAQGHALYFSRAPIPWDREQFAKSRDTIGDTFLRHIGLYAYRAGFIRRYVTWQPSQLEQIELLEQLRVLWYGEKIHVDVAQAIPSVGVDTAEDLQRVREAMQ
- a CDS encoding Trm112 family protein; translated protein: MDHRLLEIVACPVCNGKLYYNKEQQELICKPDGLAFPVRDGIPVLLEVEARTMTLEETNP
- a CDS encoding winged helix-turn-helix domain-containing protein — protein: MSETELSLNTARKLHLAAQNLLKPPPRKALYDDVAAAIRHMSLLQIDTIHVVARSPYLVLFSRLGAFPPEWLEMTLAEGKLFEYWAHEACFIPVEDYKLLRHRMLAPANMGWKYNAGWVEQHQQDIQQLMRHIEQHGPVRSADFSASPAQKPGWWSWKPHKRHLENLFTAGEVMVTERRNFQRVYDLRRRVLPEWDDDLHRLSEPDAVQQMVQNSMRSLGIFRAEWLADYYRLKRVPVKPLLSQALERGEVVAVKVEKLGIMYLHRGLLPLLEQPLLATASALLSPFDPVVWDRRRALELFNFDYRLECYTPEARRKFGYFVLPILHRGALKGRLDAKMLRKQQILQIKAIWLEAGVKVNASLVRDLTRTLNDFARWQGAEQVIVDHAPAELSNCWGHGWRCL
- the elyC gene encoding envelope biogenesis factor ElyC, whose product is MLFTAKKVVGGLLLPLPLLLAVMAIGIFLLWFGRWQKTGKIILSSGWLILLLISLQPVADRLLKPLEDRYPTWNGGQKVAYVVVLGGGYTWNPHWAPGSNLINNSLPRLVEGVRQWRDNPGSKMIFTGYAAQGNPVSTAEAGARVAKTLGVPDEAIITLNKPVDTEEEAREVKRAIGDQPFLLVTSANHMRRAMNFFHAQGLKPIAAPANQMAIDSPLNWWEKVLPSPLYLSHSDRAWYESLGLVWQWLKADKIQPAE